In one Pseudomonas fitomaticsae genomic region, the following are encoded:
- the rplC gene encoding 50S ribosomal protein L3: MTIGVVGRKAGMTRIFTEEGVSIPVTVIEIEPNRVTQFKTEETDGYRAVQVTVGERRASRVTAAQAGHFAKANVAAGRTVMEFRLEEGEYQAGDLINAEIFAAGQLVDVTGQSKGKGFQGTIKRWNFRGQDNTHGNSVSHRVPGSIGQCQTPGRVFKGKKMSGHMGAERVTVQSLEVVRVDAERNLLLVKGAVPGATGGNLVVRPAAKARG; the protein is encoded by the coding sequence ATGACTATTGGTGTAGTCGGTCGTAAAGCGGGTATGACCCGTATTTTCACCGAAGAAGGTGTCTCCATTCCGGTCACGGTCATTGAGATCGAGCCGAATCGCGTCACCCAGTTCAAAACTGAAGAAACCGATGGCTATCGTGCAGTGCAAGTCACTGTCGGCGAGCGTCGTGCTTCCCGCGTAACAGCTGCTCAGGCTGGCCACTTCGCCAAGGCGAACGTTGCCGCTGGTCGTACCGTAATGGAGTTCCGCCTTGAAGAAGGCGAGTACCAGGCCGGCGATCTGATCAACGCTGAAATCTTCGCTGCTGGTCAACTGGTTGATGTAACCGGTCAGTCCAAAGGTAAAGGCTTCCAGGGTACGATCAAGCGTTGGAATTTCCGCGGGCAAGATAACACCCACGGTAACTCCGTATCCCACCGCGTCCCAGGCTCTATCGGCCAGTGCCAGACTCCTGGTCGTGTATTCAAGGGCAAAAAAATGTCCGGTCATATGGGCGCTGAGCGCGTGACCGTGCAGTCCCTGGAAGTAGTGCGCGTGGACGCTGAACGCAATCTGTTGTTGGTCAAGGGCGCTGTTCCTGGCGCTACTGGCGGCAACCTGGTTGTACGTCCAGCAGCCAAGGCTCGCGGTTAA
- the rpsJ gene encoding 30S ribosomal protein S10, producing MQNQQIRIRLKAFDHRLIDQSTQEIVETAKRTGAQVRGPIPLPTRKERFTVLVSPHVNKDARDQYEIRTHKRVLDIVQPTDKTVDALMKLDLAAGVEVQISLG from the coding sequence ATGCAAAATCAGCAAATCCGTATCAGGTTGAAGGCTTTTGACCATCGCCTGATCGACCAATCAACCCAGGAAATCGTGGAAACCGCGAAACGTACTGGTGCTCAAGTGCGTGGTCCAATTCCACTGCCTACCCGTAAAGAGCGGTTCACCGTTCTGGTCTCCCCGCACGTCAACAAAGACGCGCGTGACCAGTACGAAATCCGCACTCATAAGCGCGTTCTGGACATCGTCCAGCCAACGGATAAAACCGTTGATGCACTTATGAAGCTTGATCTTGCGGCCGGTGTGGAAGTGCAGATCAGCCTCGGCTAA
- the tuf gene encoding elongation factor Tu, which yields MAKEKFDRSLPHVNVGTIGHVDHGKTTLTAALTRVCSEVFGSAVVEFDKIDSAPEEKARGITINTAHVEYNSNIRHYAHVDCPGHADYVKNMITGAAQMDGAILVCSAADGPMPQTREHILLSRQVGVPYIVVFLNKADLVDDAELLELVEMEVRDLLSTYDFPGDDTPIIIGSARMALEGKDDNEMGTTAVKKLVETLDSYIPEPERAIDKPFLMPIEDVFSISGRGTVVTGRIERGIVRVQDALEIVGLRDTTTTTCTGVEMFRKLLDEGRAGENCGVLLRGTKRDDVERGQVLVKPGSVKPHTKFTAEVYVLSKEEGGRHTPFFKGYRPQFYFRTTDVTGNCELPEGVEMVMPGDNIQMTVTLIKTIAMEDGLRFAIREGGRTVGAGVVAKIIE from the coding sequence GTGGCTAAAGAAAAATTTGATCGTTCCCTACCGCACGTAAACGTTGGCACCATCGGCCACGTTGACCACGGTAAAACCACTCTGACCGCTGCTCTGACTCGCGTCTGCTCCGAAGTTTTCGGTTCGGCCGTAGTTGAATTCGACAAGATCGACAGCGCTCCAGAAGAAAAAGCTCGCGGTATCACCATCAACACCGCGCACGTTGAGTACAACTCGAACATTCGTCACTACGCTCACGTTGACTGCCCAGGTCACGCTGACTACGTGAAGAACATGATCACTGGTGCTGCGCAGATGGACGGCGCGATCCTGGTTTGCTCGGCCGCTGATGGTCCGATGCCACAAACCCGTGAGCACATCCTGCTGTCCCGTCAGGTAGGCGTTCCGTACATCGTGGTTTTCCTGAACAAGGCTGACCTGGTAGACGACGCTGAGCTGCTGGAACTGGTTGAGATGGAAGTTCGCGACCTGCTGTCCACCTACGACTTCCCAGGCGACGACACTCCGATCATCATCGGTTCGGCTCGTATGGCACTGGAAGGCAAAGACGACAACGAAATGGGCACCACCGCTGTCAAGAAGCTGGTGGAAACTCTGGACAGCTACATCCCAGAGCCAGAGCGTGCTATCGACAAGCCATTCCTGATGCCAATCGAAGACGTGTTCTCGATCTCGGGTCGCGGTACTGTTGTGACCGGTCGTATCGAGCGCGGTATCGTTCGCGTTCAAGACGCCCTGGAAATCGTTGGTCTGCGTGACACCACCACCACCACCTGCACCGGTGTTGAGATGTTCCGCAAGCTGCTGGACGAAGGTCGTGCTGGCGAGAACTGCGGCGTTCTGCTGCGTGGCACCAAGCGTGACGACGTTGAGCGTGGTCAGGTTCTGGTCAAGCCGGGTTCGGTTAAGCCGCACACCAAGTTCACCGCAGAAGTTTACGTTCTGAGCAAGGAAGAAGGCGGCCGTCACACTCCGTTCTTCAAAGGCTACCGTCCACAGTTCTACTTCCGTACTACTGACGTGACTGGTAACTGCGAGCTGCCAGAAGGCGTTGAAATGGTAATGCCGGGTGACAACATTCAGATGACTGTTACCCTGATCAAAACCATCGCGATGGAAGACGGCCTGCGTTTCGCAATCCGTGAAGGCGGCCGTACCGTTGGTGCTGGCGTCGTAGCTAAAATCATCGAGTGA
- the fusA gene encoding elongation factor G: protein MARTTPISRYRNIGIVAHVDAGKTTTTERVLFYTGKSHKMGEVHDGAATTDWMVQEQERGITITSAAITAFWKGSEKQYPHEHRFNVIDTPGHVDFTIEVERSLRVLDGAVVVFCGTSGVEPQSETVWRQANKYGVPRLVYVNKMDRAGANFLRVIGQIKQRLGHTPVPIQLAIGSEDNFQGQIDLINMQAVYWNDSDKGMVPVRKEIPADMLELAEEWRNNMVEAAAEASEELMNKYLEGEELSIEEIKAALRARTIAGEIVLAVCGSSFKNKGVPLVLDAVIDFLPAPTDIPAIKGSNPDNEEEEMERHASDDEPFAALAFKIATDPFVGTLTFVRVYSGVLNSGDGVINSVKGKKERVGRMVQMHANAREEIKEVRAGDIAALIGMKDVTTGETLCNADKPIILVRMDFPEPVISVAVEPKTKDDQEKMGIALGKLAQEDPSFRVKTDEETGQTIISGMGELHLDILVDRMRREFNVEANIGKPQVSYRERITKNCEIEGKFVRQSGGRGQFGHCWIRFAPADEGQEGLQFLNEVVGGVVPKEYIPAIQKGIEEQMKNGVVAGYPLIGLKATVFDGSYHDVDSNEMAFKVAASMATKQLAQKGGGELLEPIMAVEVVTPEDYMGDVMGDLNRRRGMIQGMEDTVSGKVIRAEVPLGEMFGYATDVRSMSQGRASYSMEFKKYDTAPSHIVESVTKKQG, encoded by the coding sequence ATGGCTCGTACTACTCCGATTAGTCGCTACCGTAACATCGGTATCGTCGCACACGTGGATGCTGGTAAAACCACCACCACCGAGCGCGTCCTTTTTTACACTGGCAAAAGTCACAAAATGGGCGAGGTGCATGACGGCGCCGCGACCACAGACTGGATGGTTCAGGAGCAGGAGCGTGGTATTACCATTACTTCTGCTGCCATTACCGCCTTCTGGAAAGGTTCCGAGAAGCAGTACCCACACGAGCATCGCTTCAACGTAATCGATACCCCGGGCCACGTAGACTTCACCATTGAAGTAGAGCGTTCCCTGCGCGTACTCGACGGCGCTGTCGTTGTGTTCTGCGGTACTTCGGGCGTTGAGCCTCAGTCGGAAACCGTATGGCGTCAGGCCAACAAGTACGGCGTTCCTCGTCTTGTTTACGTAAACAAGATGGACCGTGCTGGTGCCAACTTCCTGCGCGTGATCGGTCAGATCAAGCAGCGTCTGGGTCACACTCCGGTGCCGATCCAGTTGGCTATTGGTTCGGAAGACAACTTCCAGGGCCAGATCGACCTGATCAACATGCAAGCTGTCTACTGGAACGACTCTGACAAGGGTATGGTTCCAGTTCGCAAGGAAATCCCTGCGGACATGCTTGAGTTGGCTGAAGAGTGGCGCAACAACATGGTTGAAGCTGCCGCCGAAGCCAGCGAAGAGCTGATGAACAAGTACCTGGAAGGCGAAGAGCTGTCGATCGAAGAGATCAAGGCTGCTCTGCGTGCACGTACTATCGCTGGCGAAATCGTTCTGGCTGTTTGCGGTTCTTCGTTCAAGAACAAGGGTGTTCCCCTGGTTCTCGACGCCGTTATCGACTTCCTGCCTGCTCCGACCGATATTCCTGCTATCAAGGGTTCCAACCCTGATAACGAGGAAGAAGAGATGGAGCGTCATGCAAGCGACGACGAGCCGTTCGCGGCCCTGGCGTTCAAGATCGCTACCGACCCATTCGTGGGTACCTTGACCTTCGTCCGCGTTTACTCGGGCGTGTTGAACTCCGGCGACGGCGTTATCAACTCGGTTAAAGGCAAGAAAGAGCGCGTGGGTCGTATGGTGCAAATGCACGCAAACGCCCGTGAAGAGATCAAGGAAGTGCGCGCTGGCGACATCGCGGCCCTGATCGGCATGAAGGACGTCACCACTGGTGAAACCCTCTGCAATGCTGACAAGCCAATCATCCTGGTTCGCATGGACTTCCCGGAGCCGGTTATTTCGGTTGCCGTAGAGCCTAAGACCAAGGATGACCAGGAAAAAATGGGTATCGCTCTGGGCAAGCTTGCTCAGGAAGACCCGTCTTTCCGCGTTAAAACTGATGAAGAGACTGGTCAGACGATCATCTCCGGCATGGGCGAGTTGCACCTGGACATCCTGGTTGACCGGATGCGTCGTGAGTTCAACGTCGAAGCCAACATCGGCAAGCCGCAGGTTTCGTACCGTGAGCGCATCACGAAGAACTGCGAAATCGAAGGCAAGTTCGTTCGTCAGTCCGGCGGTCGTGGCCAGTTCGGTCACTGCTGGATTCGCTTTGCTCCTGCTGACGAAGGTCAGGAAGGTCTGCAATTCCTGAACGAAGTAGTGGGTGGTGTGGTTCCTAAGGAATACATCCCGGCTATCCAGAAGGGTATCGAAGAGCAGATGAAGAACGGCGTTGTTGCCGGCTATCCGCTGATCGGCCTGAAGGCTACCGTGTTCGATGGTTCTTACCACGACGTCGACTCCAACGAGATGGCGTTTAAAGTGGCTGCTTCCATGGCGACCAAGCAACTGGCCCAGAAGGGCGGTGGTGAGTTGCTCGAGCCGATCATGGCGGTAGAGGTTGTTACGCCTGAAGACTATATGGGTGATGTGATGGGCGACCTTAACCGTCGTCGCGGCATGATCCAGGGTATGGAAGACACAGTGTCCGGCAAGGTTATCCGTGCCGAAGTTCCACTGGGTGAGATGTTCGGTTATGCGACCGACGTTCGTTCCATGTCCCAGGGTCGCGCAAGCTACTCTATGGAATTCAAAAAATACGATACGGCTCCGTCGCACATCGTCGAATCCGTTACCAAAAAACAAGGCTGA
- the rpsG gene encoding 30S ribosomal protein S7, with the protein MPRRRVAAKREILDDPKYGSQILAKFMNHVMESGKKAVAERIVYGALETVAARKTGTDPLELFEKALDAIAPLVEVKSRRVGGATYQVPVEVRPSRRNALAMRWLVDFARKRGEKSMALRLAGELLDAAEGKGAAVKKREDVHRMAEANKAFSHYRF; encoded by the coding sequence ATGCCAAGACGTCGCGTAGCAGCAAAGCGTGAGATTCTGGACGATCCGAAATACGGAAGCCAAATCCTCGCCAAATTCATGAACCACGTTATGGAAAGCGGCAAGAAAGCCGTTGCCGAGCGTATCGTTTATGGTGCCCTGGAAACCGTTGCGGCTCGCAAGACCGGCACCGATCCCCTGGAACTCTTCGAAAAAGCACTCGACGCCATCGCTCCGCTGGTCGAAGTGAAGTCGCGCCGCGTTGGTGGTGCTACTTACCAGGTTCCGGTCGAGGTTCGTCCGTCCCGTCGTAACGCTCTGGCAATGCGCTGGTTGGTAGACTTCGCCCGCAAGCGCGGCGAGAAGTCTATGGCTCTGCGTTTGGCTGGCGAGCTGCTGGATGCTGCTGAAGGTAAAGGTGCTGCTGTTAAGAAGCGTGAAGACGTGCACCGTATGGCCGAAGCCAACAAAGCTTTCTCGCACTACCGCTTCTAA
- the rpsL gene encoding 30S ribosomal protein S12 produces MATINQLVRQPRKRIVEKSDVPALQNCPQRRGVCTRVYTTTPKKPNSALRKVCRVRLTNGFEVSSYIGGEGHNLQEHSVVLIRGGRVKDLPGVRYHTVRGSLDTSGVKGRNQGRSKYGTKRPK; encoded by the coding sequence ATGGCAACTATCAACCAGCTGGTACGTCAGCCGCGTAAGCGTATCGTCGAGAAATCCGACGTACCTGCGCTGCAGAACTGCCCGCAACGTCGTGGCGTGTGCACCCGTGTGTACACCACTACGCCGAAAAAACCTAACTCGGCACTGCGTAAAGTATGCCGTGTGCGTCTGACCAACGGTTTCGAGGTTTCCTCGTACATCGGTGGTGAAGGCCACAACCTGCAAGAGCACAGCGTGGTACTGATCCGCGGCGGTCGTGTAAAAGACTTGCCAGGTGTTCGTTACCACACCGTTCGCGGCTCCTTGGATACTTCCGGCGTTAAAGGCCGTAACCAGGGTCGTTCGAAGTACGGTACCAAGCGTCCGAAGTAA
- the rpoC gene encoding DNA-directed RNA polymerase subunit beta', which yields MKDLLNLLKNQGQVEEFDAIRIGLASPEMIRSWSFGEVKKPETINYRTFKPERDGLFCAKIFGPVKDYECLCGKYKRLKHRGVICEKCGVEVALAKVRRERMAHIELASPVAHIWFLKSLPSRIGLLMDMTLRDIERVLYFESYVVIDPGMTTLEKGQLLNDEQYFEALEEFGDDFDARMGAEAVRELLHAIDLEHEIGRLREEIPQTNSETKIKKLSKRLKLMEAFQGSGNLPEWMVLTVLPVLPPDLRPLVPLDGGRFATSDLNDLYRRVINRNNRLKRLLDLSAPDIIVRNEKRMLQEAVDALLDNGRRGRAITGSNKRPLKSLADMIKGKQGRFRQNLLGKRVDYSGRSVITVGPTLRLHQCGLPKKMALELFKPFIFGKLEMRGLATTIKAAKKMVERELPEVWDVLAEVIREHPVLLNRAPTLHRLGIQAFEPVLIEGKAIQLHPLVCAAYNADFDGDQMAVHVPLTLEAQLEARALMMSTNNILSPANGEPIIVPSQDVVLGLYYMTREAINAKGEGRVFADLQEVDRVFRAGEAALHAKIKVRINETVNDRDGNSVNNTRIVDTTVGRALLFQVVPKGLSFDVVNLPMKKKAISKLINQCYRVVGLKETVIFADQLMYTGFAYSTISGVSIGVNDFVIPDEKARIIGAATDEVKEIESQYASGLVTQGEKYNKVIDLWSKANDEVSKAMMANLSKEKVIDRHGVEVDQESFNSMYMMADSGARGSAAQIRQLAGMRGLMAKPDGSIIETPITANFREGLSVLQYFISTHGARKGLADTALKTANSGYLTRRLVDVAQDLVVTEIDCGTEHGLVMTPHIEGGDVVEPLGERVLGRVIARDVFKPGTEDVIVPAGTLVDEKWVEFIELNSIDEVIVRSPISCETRYGICAKCYGRDLARGHQVNIGESVGVIAAQSIGEPGTQLTMRTFHIGGAASRTSAADSVQVKNGGTVRLHNLKHVERVDGNLVAVSRSGELAIADDFGRERERYKLPYGAVISVKEGDKVDAGAIVAKWDPHTHPIVTEMKGTVTYVGMEEGITIKRQTDELTGMTNIEVLDPKDRPAAGKDIRPAVKMVDDNGKDLLLPGTDVIAQYFLPANALVGVADGAKIAIGDVIARIPQETSKTRDITGGLPRVADLFEARRPKEASILAEVSGTIAFGKETKGKRRLVITPNDGSDPYEELIPKWRHLNVFEGEQVNRGEVISDGPSDPHDILRLLGVSALAKYIVNEIQDVYRLQGVKINDKHIETILRQMLRKVEISESGDSSFIKGDQMELTHVLVENERLNAEDKFVSKFTRVLLGITKASLSTESFISAASFQETTRVLTEAAVTGKRDYLRGLKENVVVGRLIPAGTGLAYHSERKRRRDADKPLRVSASEVEAALTEALNSSGN from the coding sequence TTGAAAGACCTACTGAATTTGCTGAAAAACCAGGGTCAAGTCGAAGAGTTCGACGCCATCCGTATCGGATTGGCCTCGCCTGAGATGATCCGCTCGTGGTCGTTCGGTGAAGTTAAAAAGCCGGAAACCATTAACTACCGTACGTTCAAACCTGAGCGTGACGGTCTGTTCTGCGCCAAGATCTTTGGCCCGGTAAAGGATTACGAGTGCCTGTGCGGTAAGTACAAGCGCTTGAAGCACCGTGGTGTTATCTGCGAGAAGTGCGGCGTTGAAGTTGCACTGGCCAAGGTTCGTCGTGAGCGCATGGCGCACATCGAACTGGCTTCGCCGGTTGCCCACATCTGGTTCCTGAAATCGCTGCCGTCCCGTATCGGCCTGCTGATGGACATGACCCTGCGTGATATCGAACGCGTTCTCTACTTCGAGAGCTATGTCGTTATCGATCCGGGCATGACCACCCTTGAAAAAGGTCAGCTGCTGAACGATGAGCAGTACTTCGAAGCGCTGGAAGAGTTCGGTGACGATTTCGACGCCCGCATGGGTGCCGAAGCTGTCCGTGAACTGCTGCACGCTATCGACCTGGAACACGAGATTGGCCGTCTGCGTGAAGAGATTCCGCAAACCAACTCCGAAACCAAGATCAAGAAGCTGTCCAAGCGTCTGAAGTTGATGGAAGCCTTCCAGGGTTCCGGCAACCTGCCAGAGTGGATGGTGCTGACCGTTCTGCCGGTTCTGCCGCCAGATCTGCGTCCACTGGTCCCGCTGGATGGCGGTCGTTTCGCGACTTCCGACCTCAACGATCTGTATCGTCGAGTGATCAACCGTAACAACCGTTTGAAGCGCCTGCTGGATCTGTCCGCTCCTGACATCATCGTGCGCAACGAAAAGCGTATGTTGCAGGAAGCTGTCGATGCACTGCTCGACAACGGTCGCCGTGGCCGCGCTATTACCGGTTCGAACAAGCGTCCTCTGAAATCCCTGGCTGACATGATCAAGGGTAAGCAGGGTCGTTTCCGTCAGAACTTGCTCGGTAAGCGTGTTGACTACTCCGGTCGTTCGGTAATTACCGTAGGCCCGACCCTGCGTCTGCACCAGTGCGGTCTGCCGAAGAAAATGGCTCTCGAGCTGTTCAAGCCGTTCATTTTCGGCAAGCTGGAAATGCGTGGTCTGGCGACCACCATCAAAGCGGCCAAGAAAATGGTCGAGCGCGAACTGCCAGAGGTTTGGGACGTTCTCGCTGAAGTGATTCGCGAACACCCGGTTCTTCTCAACCGTGCACCGACCCTTCACCGTCTGGGTATCCAGGCGTTTGAACCGGTATTGATCGAAGGCAAGGCTATCCAGCTGCACCCTCTGGTCTGCGCCGCGTACAACGCCGACTTCGACGGCGACCAAATGGCCGTGCACGTACCGCTGACGCTGGAAGCCCAGCTCGAAGCGCGTGCGTTGATGATGTCGACCAACAACATTCTTTCGCCAGCCAACGGTGAGCCAATCATCGTTCCGTCGCAGGACGTTGTATTGGGTCTGTACTACATGACTCGTGAAGCGATCAACGCCAAGGGCGAAGGTCGTGTGTTCGCGGATCTGCAGGAAGTTGACCGTGTGTTCCGTGCCGGCGAAGCCGCACTGCACGCCAAGATCAAGGTTCGTATCAACGAAACCGTGAACGATCGTGACGGCAACAGCGTGAACAACACCCGTATTGTCGACACCACTGTCGGCCGTGCGCTGCTGTTCCAGGTTGTGCCGAAAGGTCTGTCGTTTGACGTCGTCAACCTGCCGATGAAGAAAAAGGCGATCTCCAAGCTGATCAACCAGTGCTACCGCGTGGTTGGTCTGAAAGAGACCGTGATCTTCGCTGACCAGTTGATGTACACCGGTTTTGCCTACTCGACCATTTCCGGCGTTTCCATCGGTGTTAACGACTTCGTTATCCCGGATGAAAAAGCCCGCATCATCGGTGCTGCCACCGACGAAGTGAAAGAGATCGAGAGCCAGTACGCCTCCGGCCTGGTAACCCAGGGCGAGAAGTACAACAAAGTGATCGACCTCTGGTCGAAAGCGAACGACGAAGTCTCCAAGGCGATGATGGCCAACCTCTCGAAAGAGAAAGTCATCGACCGTCACGGCGTCGAAGTCGATCAAGAGTCTTTCAACTCGATGTACATGATGGCTGACTCGGGTGCGCGGGGTTCCGCAGCACAGATTCGTCAGCTGGCCGGTATGCGTGGTCTGATGGCCAAGCCGGACGGTTCCATCATTGAAACGCCGATTACTGCGAACTTCCGTGAAGGTCTGAGCGTACTCCAGTACTTCATCTCGACTCACGGTGCTCGTAAAGGTCTGGCGGATACCGCGTTGAAAACTGCGAACTCCGGTTACCTGACTCGTCGTCTGGTAGACGTGGCGCAGGATCTGGTCGTGACCGAGATCGATTGCGGCACCGAGCATGGCCTGGTGATGACTCCGCACATTGAAGGCGGTGACGTTGTAGAGCCGTTGGGTGAGCGCGTATTGGGTCGTGTCATTGCCCGTGACGTATTCAAGCCGGGTACCGAGGACGTCATCGTTCCTGCCGGCACTCTGGTAGACGAGAAGTGGGTCGAGTTCATCGAGCTGAACAGCATCGACGAAGTGATCGTGCGTTCGCCGATCAGCTGCGAAACCCGCTACGGCATTTGCGCCAAGTGCTACGGCCGTGACCTGGCTCGTGGTCACCAGGTGAACATCGGTGAGTCGGTCGGCGTTATCGCTGCCCAGTCCATCGGTGAGCCGGGTACCCAGCTGACGATGCGTACGTTCCACATCGGTGGTGCGGCAAGCCGTACTTCCGCAGCCGACAGCGTTCAGGTGAAGAATGGCGGTACCGTCCGTCTGCACAACCTGAAACACGTTGAGCGTGTGGATGGCAACCTGGTTGCCGTGTCCCGTTCCGGTGAGCTGGCAATTGCTGACGACTTCGGTCGTGAGCGTGAGCGTTACAAGCTGCCGTACGGTGCTGTGATTTCGGTTAAAGAAGGTGACAAGGTCGACGCTGGCGCCATCGTGGCCAAGTGGGATCCGCACACTCACCCGATCGTTACCGAAATGAAAGGTACCGTGACCTACGTGGGCATGGAAGAAGGCATCACGATCAAGCGTCAGACTGACGAATTGACCGGTATGACCAACATTGAAGTGCTCGATCCGAAAGATCGTCCAGCTGCCGGCAAGGACATCCGTCCTGCTGTGAAGATGGTCGACGACAACGGTAAGGATCTGTTGCTGCCAGGCACTGACGTTATCGCTCAGTACTTCCTGCCAGCCAACGCCCTGGTCGGTGTTGCGGACGGTGCGAAGATCGCGATCGGTGATGTTATCGCTCGTATCCCGCAAGAAACTTCGAAAACCCGTGACATCACCGGTGGTCTGCCGCGTGTTGCCGACCTGTTCGAGGCCCGTCGTCCGAAAGAAGCATCGATTCTGGCTGAAGTCAGCGGCACCATCGCGTTCGGTAAAGAGACCAAAGGCAAGCGCCGTCTGGTCATCACTCCGAACGACGGTAGCGATCCGTACGAAGAGCTGATTCCGAAGTGGCGTCACCTGAACGTGTTCGAAGGCGAACAGGTAAACCGCGGCGAAGTTATCTCCGACGGTCCGAGCGATCCGCACGACATCCTGCGTCTGCTGGGTGTGAGCGCGCTGGCCAAGTACATCGTCAACGAGATCCAGGACGTTTACCGTCTGCAAGGCGTGAAGATCAACGACAAGCACATCGAGACCATCCTGCGTCAGATGCTGCGTAAAGTTGAGATCTCCGAGTCCGGCGACTCCAGCTTCATCAAGGGCGACCAGATGGAACTGACTCACGTACTGGTAGAGAACGAGCGTCTGAACGCGGAAGACAAGTTTGTCTCCAAGTTCACCCGCGTTCTGCTGGGTATCACCAAGGCGTCGTTGTCGACCGAATCGTTCATCTCGGCGGCTTCCTTCCAGGAAACCACTCGCGTGCTGACCGAAGCGGCCGTAACCGGCAAGCGCGATTATCTGCGCGGCCTGAAAGAAAACGTGGTCGTGGGTCGTCTGATCCCGGCTGGTACCGGTCTGGCTTATCACAGCGAGCGCAAGCGTCGTCGTGATGCGGACAAACCGTTGCGCGTAAGCGCCAGTGAAGTGGAAGCTGCACTGACCGAAGCGCTGAACTCGAGCGGTAACTGA